In Pseudomonadales bacterium, the sequence GAGCCGCCTCAAGGCCGCCGGCGTCATCTGAGAGTCACGGAGAACACAACATGAACAGTGCATTGCCTCTGAGTGGCATCCGGGTCCTCGATCTGACCGTGGTCTGGGCCGGACCGGCCGCCACCCAGCATCTGGCCGACCTCGGTGCCGAGGTGATTCGAATCGAATCGGCCCACCGGGTGCCCTCCAGCACCCGTGCCCAGCCCCATGTCACCGCGGACATGGTGAAGCGCATGGGCATGCTGTCGCGCATGTCCTACCCCGGTGGCGAGCCGCAGCCGCAACCCTACAACCGCACCAGCTCCTTCAACGTGCTCAACCGCAACAAGCTGAGCGCGACCATGGAGCTCGACACCCCCGAGGGCAAGGAGGGCTTTCGCCGGCTGGTCGAGATCTCCGACATCCTGGTCGAGAACAACGCCCAGCGCATCGGCGACCGGCTCGGTTTCAGCTGGAAGGAGCTCAGTGCGATCAACCCCAAGCTGATCCTCTGCCGGATGCCACCCCTCGGCTTGACCGGCCCCTATGCCAACTACCTCGGCTTTGGTGCCCACTTCGAGGCGCTCTCCGGACTCACCTGGCTGCGCGCCTACCCCGATGCCGACCCATCGCGCACCTCGCCCACCTTTCACATGGACGATGTCAGCCCGACGGTGGCGGCCTTCATGATCCTGGGTGCGCTGCATCGGCGGCGGCGCACCGGCGAGGGCGGATTGATCGAGATTCCCCAGGCCGAGACCATGCTGCATCAGATCGGTGATGTGGTGCTCGACTACAGCATGAATAACCGCACCCTGCCGCCGCCCGGCAACCGCCACCACCTCTATGCACCGCAGGGCTGCTACCGCTGCCAGGGTGACGACCAGTGGGTGGTGCTGAGTGTGCGCGACGATGGCGACTGGCAGCGGCTGGTGCAGGCCATCGGCGCGCCGGAGTGGGCCCGCGATCCGGCCTACGCCACCGTCAATGGCCGCCATGCCCACCATGACCAGATCGACCACCATCTGAATGGCTGGACCCACTCCCGCAACAAGCTCGAAATCTTCCACCTGCTGCAGGAGCATGGCGTGCCGGCCGCGCCGGTGCAGAACGAGGCCGACACCTTCGCCGACCCGCAGGTCAACCACCGCGGGCTGCTGCGTCCATTGCGCCAGGAGAGCACCGGCGTCTACAACCATCCACGGCAGGCCTATCTCTTCTCCGACATGGAACTGCGCTGGGAGCGCGGTGCGCCGACGCTCGGTGAAGACAACACCTATGTCTACAAGGAGCTGCTCGGCTACTCGGAGCAGGCCTACCGTGACCTCGAGGCGCGTGGCCTGATCGGCACCAACTATGCGGTGGAGCGCCCCGGCGGCCCGGGCAGCGCCGAAGCGGGCGACTGACTGCATGGACAGCGTCGAAGGGTGCACGAGTGGTTGACACCGGCAGCAGATGGCGAACCTGAACAGCCAGATCCGGCCGGTTGCGCAGGGCGATGGCGCAGCCCTTGCCGACATCTACAACCACTACATCGCCAACACGCTCATCACCTTCGAAGAGCAGCCGCTCGACGCCAGCGACATGACCGGGCGCATCGACGAAGTGGCGGCCGCCGCGCTGCCCTGGCTGGTGGCCGAGCGGCAGGGGCGGATCGTCGGCTACGCCCATGCCAGCCGCTGGAAAGGGCGGTGCGCCTACCGCTTCACCGTCGAGAGCACGGTCTACCTCGACCCTGTCGCTGTCGGGCAGGGCGTTGGCAGCCAGCTTTACCGAGCGCTGCTCGACCGGTTGCGCGACCGCGCCATCCATGTGGCCATTGCCGGCATCGCACTGCCGAACCCGGCCAGCGTGGCCCTGCATGAGCGGTTCGGATTCCGCAAGGTCGGCCATTTCCAGGAGGTCGGCTTCAAGTTCGATCGATGGATCGATGTCGGCTACTGGCAGGTGCTGCTGTGAATGGAGGCTGCGCTCAGCGCGCCGACGCAGATGACCCGCACCGCGATTGACAGCGCTCTGCTGCTTCGCAATATTGCCGCAGAGCCTGTCCCGATCCATGTGCAACAGGGATTCCGCCATGAAAAGATCCGCTTCATCGACCGCCCTTGACGAGGCCTACCGCAGCGAGGTCAAACGCAGCACCTTTCTCGATCCACGGCAGAACTTCGCGCCGCACAGCGTCGAGACCGAGTTCCGCTACGATCCGCTGACTGGGCAGAGCAGCCGCATCTGCCACTTCTCCCGCGACAAGATGCCGGCACCCGACCTCAGCAGGATGGTCGAGGAGTCCAAGGGCTTCTGTCCCTTCTGTCCTGGCCTGATCGAGAAGGTGACGCCGCACTATCCGCCGGAGCTGCTGGCGGAGGGCTTTCTCACCTGTGGCTCGGCGCGGCTCTTCCCCAACCTCTTTCCCTATGACGATGTCAGTGCGGTGGCCGCCATCACCGACCAGCACTTCGTGCCGATGGATGATTTTCCGGTCGAGGTGATCGCCAACGGCCTCAATGTCGCCCGCGCCTTCTTCGAGCGGCTCGAAGCAGCGCCGACACCGCGCGAGGTGCCCTTCTTCAACATGGTGACCTGGAACTACATGCCCCCCTCGGGCAGTTCACTGATCCATCCGCACATGCAGGTGCTCTCCACCAGCAATCCGGGCAATGCGCTGCGCCGCGAACTGGCCGCCGAGGCGGCCTACTTCGAACGCAGCGGCCGACCCTTCCATGCCGACCTGCTCGACCATGAGCGCCGTCATGACAAGCGCTGGATCGGCGAGCATGGCGGCGTGCAGTGGCTGGTGCCCTATGCGCCAGTGGGGATGATCGGCGACTGCCAGGCGATCTTCCCCGGCAAGGCGACGCTCAGCGACCTGAGTGCCGATGAGATCCTCTACTTTGCCCGCGGTCTGCACACGCTGCTCAAATGCTTTGCCGACTATGGATTGTGGAGCTTCAACCTCGCCTTCTTTCCGGCCGCCATCGGCAGCGCGCCCGATCGCCACTGGCTCAATGCCCGGGTGGTGCCGCGCATCTTCGTCAACCCGATGACCAGCGCGGCCGATGCCTCCTACCTGCAGTTCGTGATCGAGGAGCGGGTCGCCATGGTCTACCCCGAGGTCACTGCCATGCGGCTGCGCGAAGGCTGGAACCTCGGATGAACCGATGACCCCGCCCGACGACGCACTCGATACACTGCGAGCATGGCTGCTCGACAGCCGCTCGACGGTCATCTTCACCGGCGCTGGCATCAGCACCGAGTCGGGCATTCCCGACTTCCGCAGCCCCGGCGGCCTCTGGGGCCGCTACCGGCCGATCGATTTCGGCGAGTTCATGGCCAGCGAGGCGAAGCGGCGCGAGTCGTGGCGGATGCGTTTCGCGCTGGAAAATGAGGGACTGTTCGGTCAGGCCCAGCCCAACATCGCCCATCGGCGCATCGCCGAATGGGTCGAGCAGGGCCGGGTCGGATGCGTCATCACCCAGAACATCGATGGCCTGCACCAGGCCGCCGGCGTCCCCGGCGCGCAGTTGATCGAGCTGCACGGCAACAACCAGCATGCCTGCTGTCTGGAGTGTCACAAGCGGTTCGAACTGGCGCCGATCCGCGCCAACTTCATGCGCGACGAGAGCGTGCCCTACTGCGACCGCTGCGGCGGCATCGTCAAAAGCGCGGTGATCTCCTTCGGCCAGCCGATGCCCGAGGCGCAGATGCGTCGGGCCCAGGCCGTCAGCCTCGGCTGCGAGCTGTTCATCGTCATCGGCTCATCACTGCTGGTCCATCCGGCGGCGGATCTGCCGGCACTGGCCAAAGGGCGCGGCGCCCGGCTGGTGATCATCAACCGCGAACCGACGCCGCTGGATCAACTGGCCGACCTGGTGCTGCCGTGGCAGATCGGTCCGACCTTGGCCGGGATCGATCTGCCCGATCGTTGACCTGCATCGGATCCCAGTGCCTTTTTTGATGGTCACGGACCGAGTGACCACGCTCCACTTTTCTCGATGCTCAGCAACGACGCAGGCCTGTTTGCCCGCTTCGACCCCTGACCGCTGACGCGCAGGCGATGCTGTGCGGGACACTGCTCGGTCGCTCTCGATAAAAAAGAATAAGATAATAAAAAAATATTATTTTTTGATATATAAGTGCGCCTTTACCATGTTGCCATCTGGTCATCACCCCGATACAGCACTCAAGAGGCCGCCATGAGTAACCACACTTCGGAACGATCTGGACGACGCGTCGGTGATGCCGACGATGCAATCCTTGCCGAGATCAAAAGAGAACTCGATTCGATTCAGTTCGGCTCGGTGGAGATCCAGATTCACAACGGCCAGGTCGTGCAGATCGAGCGTCGTGAAAAAAAGCGCTGGCAGAGCGAGCGACGCACACCATAGCCAGTAACCGGTTCCAGACCGGCTCAAACTTCAATCCAATCAACTGACCGGACCACCGGAGGTGACACATGACGACAGGAGATCGACATGTCATTTCATCGCAGGTGGTGGGTCGCACCATCACGCTACAGAAACTCGCTGCAGAGACAGGCTCCGCTGGTGGTGATCGCCGGGGTTGCACTCTCGGCCAACGCCTTCGCCGGCTTTCCGACGCTTTATGGAAAGATCTATCTGACCGCCAAT encodes:
- a CDS encoding YezD family protein; its protein translation is MSNHTSERSGRRVGDADDAILAEIKRELDSIQFGSVEIQIHNGQVVQIERREKKRWQSERRTP
- a CDS encoding NAD-dependent deacetylase, which translates into the protein MTPPDDALDTLRAWLLDSRSTVIFTGAGISTESGIPDFRSPGGLWGRYRPIDFGEFMASEAKRRESWRMRFALENEGLFGQAQPNIAHRRIAEWVEQGRVGCVITQNIDGLHQAAGVPGAQLIELHGNNQHACCLECHKRFELAPIRANFMRDESVPYCDRCGGIVKSAVISFGQPMPEAQMRRAQAVSLGCELFIVIGSSLLVHPAADLPALAKGRGARLVIINREPTPLDQLADLVLPWQIGPTLAGIDLPDR
- a CDS encoding CoA transferase, producing MNSALPLSGIRVLDLTVVWAGPAATQHLADLGAEVIRIESAHRVPSSTRAQPHVTADMVKRMGMLSRMSYPGGEPQPQPYNRTSSFNVLNRNKLSATMELDTPEGKEGFRRLVEISDILVENNAQRIGDRLGFSWKELSAINPKLILCRMPPLGLTGPYANYLGFGAHFEALSGLTWLRAYPDADPSRTSPTFHMDDVSPTVAAFMILGALHRRRRTGEGGLIEIPQAETMLHQIGDVVLDYSMNNRTLPPPGNRHHLYAPQGCYRCQGDDQWVVLSVRDDGDWQRLVQAIGAPEWARDPAYATVNGRHAHHDQIDHHLNGWTHSRNKLEIFHLLQEHGVPAAPVQNEADTFADPQVNHRGLLRPLRQESTGVYNHPRQAYLFSDMELRWERGAPTLGEDNTYVYKELLGYSEQAYRDLEARGLIGTNYAVERPGGPGSAEAGD
- a CDS encoding N-acetyltransferase, coding for MANLNSQIRPVAQGDGAALADIYNHYIANTLITFEEQPLDASDMTGRIDEVAAAALPWLVAERQGRIVGYAHASRWKGRCAYRFTVESTVYLDPVAVGQGVGSQLYRALLDRLRDRAIHVAIAGIALPNPASVALHERFGFRKVGHFQEVGFKFDRWIDVGYWQVLL